In Sporosarcina sp. PTS2304, a genomic segment contains:
- a CDS encoding uracil-DNA glycosylase, producing the protein MNPQFHNDWDTVLAKEFSKPYYQTLRKFLQSEYATHEIYPQMTNMWTAFELTPYHEVKVVILGQDPYHGPNQAHGLSFSVQSNVKTPPSLRNIFKEMADDLHVPIPESGTLTGWAKQGVLLLNTVLTVREGAAASHRGKGWELFTDEVIRKLSVRREPIVFILWGRHAQEKAALINRRRHAIIESPHPSPFSASRGFFGSRPFSKTNAYLREWGKQPIDWSSSVADRKEV; encoded by the coding sequence ATGAATCCACAATTCCATAATGATTGGGACACAGTACTGGCGAAGGAGTTTAGCAAGCCGTATTACCAAACATTACGCAAGTTTTTACAATCTGAATACGCTACGCATGAAATCTATCCACAAATGACAAATATGTGGACTGCCTTCGAGCTAACACCGTACCATGAAGTTAAAGTAGTCATTCTCGGACAGGATCCATATCACGGCCCCAATCAAGCGCATGGATTGAGTTTCTCTGTACAGTCGAATGTCAAAACACCGCCGAGTTTGCGCAATATATTTAAAGAGATGGCAGATGATCTCCATGTTCCGATTCCTGAAAGTGGAACCTTGACAGGATGGGCGAAACAAGGTGTATTATTACTAAATACCGTATTAACTGTGCGTGAAGGAGCAGCGGCTTCACATCGGGGCAAAGGCTGGGAATTGTTTACAGATGAAGTAATACGTAAACTGTCTGTACGCAGGGAACCGATTGTTTTCATTTTGTGGGGAAGGCATGCCCAAGAAAAGGCGGCTTTGATTAATCGGAGAAGACATGCAATTATAGAATCACCGCATCCGAGTCCATTCAGCGCATCACGCGGCTTCTTTGGCAGTCGTCCATTTTCGAAAACAAATGCGTATTTGCGAGAGTGGGGCAAACAGCCGATAGATTGGTCTAGTAGTGTAGCGGATAGAAAGGAAGTGTAG
- a CDS encoding uracil-DNA glycosylase encodes MAVNCFECIYFFTTWEPQNPRGCKAYGFKTKMLPSVVVKQSSGMECMKFEPKKGVRLR; translated from the coding sequence ATGGCAGTCAATTGCTTTGAATGCATATACTTTTTCACGACATGGGAACCTCAAAATCCAAGAGGGTGTAAGGCGTATGGTTTTAAAACAAAAATGTTGCCGTCCGTCGTAGTGAAGCAGTCTTCGGGGATGGAATGTATGAAGTTTGAACCGAAAAAAGGAGTGAGATTGCGATGA
- a CDS encoding spore coat protein GerQ produces the protein MVQYYYPGYGQQQMVTPQGAFTGATPTTPPFREQSYIENILRLNRGKPGIFHFSFEHAIEAGKNTKSVAGMVEAAGRDHVILSEAKTGRRFLFPMIYFDYAEFNEELSYFDQQP, from the coding sequence ATGGTTCAATATTATTATCCAGGCTATGGCCAGCAACAAATGGTTACACCGCAAGGAGCATTTACCGGTGCCACACCGACTACCCCTCCGTTCAGAGAGCAATCGTACATTGAAAATATTTTACGCTTAAACAGAGGCAAGCCAGGCATTTTCCATTTTTCATTTGAGCATGCGATTGAAGCAGGTAAGAATACAAAGTCGGTAGCGGGCATGGTAGAAGCTGCAGGACGGGATCACGTAATTTTAAGTGAAGCAAAAACAGGTCGTCGTTTCCTTTTCCCGATGATTTACTTCGATTACGCGGAGTTCAATGAAGAGTTGAGTTACTTCGATCAGCAACCATAA
- a CDS encoding YwdI family protein, with amino-acid sequence MISSDQVLLEIEQQLHHAKQTRNEQSRREAIAAVRSLCNVLLSEEAPSQPVPIQLSSPQASAPTPMTFGERPLQEADANGESLFDF; translated from the coding sequence ATGATTTCATCCGATCAAGTATTATTGGAAATCGAGCAACAACTACATCATGCAAAACAAACGAGAAATGAACAGTCACGAAGAGAGGCGATTGCAGCTGTTCGTTCGTTATGCAATGTGCTGTTGAGTGAAGAAGCACCAAGTCAGCCCGTGCCGATTCAACTCAGTTCGCCTCAAGCGTCCGCACCGACCCCTATGACGTTTGGCGAACGGCCGTTGCAAGAAGCAGATGCGAATGGAGAATCTCTATTTGACTTTTAA
- the hemQ gene encoding hydrogen peroxide-dependent heme synthase, which yields MNEAAITLDGWYVLHDFRTMDWASWKLISKEERQAAVNEFLQFLERLNEADEAKTGSHAFYTVVGQKADFMLMTLRPTMDELQQLEAEFNKLTIADYTIPAYSYVSVVELSNYLAGESDEDPYQNPYVRGRLYPELPRSQYVCFYPMDKKREGEDNWYMLDMDDRKSLMRSHGMIGRGYAGKVKQIISGSVGFDDYEWGVTLFSDDVLQFKKLVYEMRFDEVSARYGVFGSFFIGTILEGDKRASFFEV from the coding sequence GTGAATGAAGCAGCTATTACATTAGACGGTTGGTATGTACTTCACGATTTTAGAACGATGGACTGGGCTTCTTGGAAATTAATCTCGAAAGAAGAACGTCAAGCAGCAGTGAACGAATTTTTGCAGTTTTTAGAGCGCCTGAATGAAGCCGACGAAGCGAAAACAGGCAGTCATGCTTTTTATACAGTTGTTGGGCAAAAGGCAGATTTCATGCTAATGACATTACGACCAACGATGGACGAGCTACAGCAACTAGAAGCAGAGTTCAATAAACTAACGATTGCGGATTACACGATTCCTGCGTACTCTTACGTTTCCGTTGTTGAGCTTTCTAACTATTTAGCGGGTGAATCTGACGAAGATCCGTATCAAAATCCATATGTCCGCGGACGTTTGTACCCTGAACTGCCACGTAGTCAATATGTTTGTTTCTATCCAATGGACAAAAAGCGTGAAGGCGAAGATAACTGGTATATGCTAGATATGGATGATCGCAAGAGTTTAATGCGCAGTCACGGTATGATTGGTCGCGGTTACGCTGGAAAAGTGAAGCAAATCATTTCGGGTTCTGTCGGTTTTGATGATTATGAGTGGGGTGTGACATTGTTCTCGGATGACGTGTTGCAGTTTAAGAAACTTGTCTACGAAATGCGTTTTGATGAAGTGAGTGCACGTTACGGCGTGTTCGGTTCTTTCTTCATCGGTACCATTTTAGAAGGCGACAAGCGCGCTTCATTCTTTGAAGTGTAA
- a CDS encoding RsfA family transcriptional regulator, which translates to MVKVRQDAWLEQDDQLLADTVLRHVREGSTQLSAFEEVGDALNRTAAACGFRWNAVVRQEYEGELSEAKKERKQTLRVLGTDFKRRNQALYSADASGDGQEKIQVPLSALSLDTVIAYLIRMHHNGGADTDALRWRQTAKTATEQLKTLEAELEELKKENRTLKDDYEQFVQIMNRARRLIALNEESEHVAPVFKMEPNGNLVSSKEPPISH; encoded by the coding sequence ATGGTGAAAGTTAGACAAGACGCATGGTTGGAACAAGATGATCAGTTATTGGCAGACACGGTATTACGGCATGTGAGGGAAGGTAGTACGCAGTTAAGTGCATTCGAGGAAGTAGGTGACGCTTTAAATCGAACAGCTGCTGCTTGTGGATTTCGGTGGAATGCTGTGGTGCGGCAAGAATACGAGGGAGAGTTGTCAGAAGCAAAGAAAGAGAGAAAGCAGACATTACGCGTACTGGGGACTGATTTTAAAAGACGCAATCAGGCGCTGTACAGTGCAGATGCTAGCGGAGACGGACAGGAAAAGATCCAAGTTCCTCTATCTGCATTATCTCTGGATACAGTGATCGCATATTTAATCCGCATGCATCATAACGGCGGTGCAGATACGGATGCACTTCGTTGGAGACAGACTGCGAAAACCGCTACAGAACAACTAAAAACATTGGAAGCCGAATTGGAAGAGTTGAAAAAAGAGAATCGTACATTAAAAGATGACTATGAACAATTCGTGCAAATTATGAACCGCGCCCGTAGACTCATTGCTCTTAACGAAGAAAGTGAGCACGTAGCACCCGTCTTTAAGATGGAGCCCAATGGTAATCTAGTATCATCAAAAGAGCCGCCAATCAGTCATTGA
- a CDS encoding lipoate--protein ligase family protein, which yields MSQDKNLLYQPAWRFIDESITARSRSALESFAMDDTLCQLVGQQKSVPVVRTWVHNRTIVLGIQDHRMPFIGQAIEEIERKGYQAIVRNSGGLAVVLDEGVLNISLLFTEQKSSIDIPVGYEAMVSFVKLLFPELGEQIEAYEIVGSYCPGSYDLSVAGKKFAGISQRRLRQGVAVQVYLCIEGSGAERAERIRDVYETGLQGQPTKFSYPVIQPEVMASLSEVLGTPLTVNEVIIRLQLLLRSLTDDVRQDGLTDEELELYGFYLRRVVERNQKMLS from the coding sequence ATGTCACAAGATAAAAATTTATTATATCAACCGGCCTGGCGTTTTATCGATGAATCCATTACGGCACGCAGTCGATCTGCGCTAGAGTCATTTGCGATGGATGATACGCTATGCCAATTAGTCGGCCAGCAAAAAAGTGTGCCTGTCGTCAGAACGTGGGTGCATAATCGCACGATCGTCCTCGGCATTCAAGATCACCGGATGCCTTTTATAGGGCAAGCGATCGAAGAGATTGAACGTAAAGGCTATCAGGCAATTGTGCGCAACTCTGGTGGTCTGGCAGTTGTACTCGACGAAGGAGTGCTGAATATTTCCCTACTCTTTACTGAGCAAAAGTCGTCAATTGATATTCCCGTAGGTTATGAAGCAATGGTATCGTTCGTGAAGCTATTATTTCCAGAGTTGGGTGAACAGATTGAAGCCTATGAAATTGTCGGATCCTATTGTCCGGGTTCGTATGATTTAAGTGTGGCAGGCAAGAAATTTGCGGGTATTTCTCAGCGTCGATTACGGCAAGGAGTAGCGGTGCAAGTATACCTCTGCATTGAAGGCAGTGGAGCTGAGCGTGCTGAACGAATCCGTGACGTTTACGAAACTGGCTTGCAGGGACAGCCGACGAAATTCAGCTATCCTGTCATTCAGCCTGAAGTAATGGCTTCATTATCCGAAGTTTTAGGCACACCATTAACTGTCAATGAAGTGATCATTCGCTTGCAACTGCTATTGCGGTCGTTAACAGATGATGTGCGGCAAGATGGGTTAACTGATGAGGAATTAGAACTTTACGGCTTTTATTTGCGACGTGTCGTCGAGCGCAATCAGAAAATGTTATCATAA
- a CDS encoding HD domain-containing protein, whose amino-acid sequence MAYQNEKLPEEKVFKDPVHRYIHVRDRVIWDVINTREFQRLRRIRQLGTTYLVFHGAEHSRFQHSLGVYEIVRRIIDTGFSSRAEWDEEQRLVTLCAALLHDLGHGPFSHAFEKVFNLDHEQFTQQILLEQTEVHEVLSRVAPDFPQKVADVIAKTYPDKLVVSLISSQIDADRMDYLQRDAYYTGVSYGHFDMERILRVMRPTEDQVVIKDSGMHAVEDYIMSRYQMYWQVYFHPVSRSAEVILIKILHRARHLYETGYTFAQEPHHFVSFFKKEFQLKQYIALDESVLLMYFQLWMEEEDEILADLCDRFVNRRLFQYAEFDPASQYMKFGELVKLFQQAGLDPEYYLVTDSSSDLPYDFYRPGEESERVPIYLQMKNGDLRELSRMSDVVDAISGKRRTDHKIYYPEDRLVNGNPLHEEILELLRG is encoded by the coding sequence ATGGCGTACCAAAACGAAAAACTACCTGAAGAGAAAGTATTTAAAGATCCAGTGCATCGTTACATACACGTCCGGGATCGTGTCATATGGGACGTCATCAATACGCGTGAGTTCCAACGATTACGCAGAATCCGTCAACTCGGCACGACGTATCTCGTCTTCCATGGAGCAGAACATAGCCGTTTCCAGCACTCTCTAGGGGTATACGAAATTGTTCGCCGAATTATCGATACAGGTTTTAGTAGCCGGGCCGAATGGGATGAAGAACAAAGGCTAGTCACATTATGTGCAGCACTTTTGCACGACTTAGGACATGGTCCGTTTTCTCACGCATTCGAAAAAGTATTCAATTTAGATCACGAGCAATTCACCCAGCAGATTTTATTGGAACAAACAGAGGTCCACGAAGTGTTGAGTAGAGTAGCTCCGGATTTCCCGCAAAAAGTCGCTGATGTTATTGCGAAAACATATCCTGACAAACTAGTCGTGAGTTTGATTTCCAGCCAAATCGATGCAGATCGGATGGATTATTTACAACGTGATGCGTATTACACGGGCGTTTCGTACGGTCATTTCGATATGGAACGCATTTTACGTGTCATGCGACCGACGGAAGATCAAGTCGTTATAAAAGACAGCGGCATGCACGCAGTCGAGGACTACATCATGAGCCGGTACCAAATGTATTGGCAAGTGTATTTCCATCCCGTATCTCGCAGTGCGGAAGTTATTTTAATTAAAATTTTGCATCGGGCTAGACACTTATACGAAACGGGCTATACATTTGCACAAGAGCCACATCATTTCGTATCATTTTTCAAAAAAGAGTTTCAGCTGAAACAATATATAGCGCTCGATGAAAGTGTATTGCTGATGTATTTCCAGCTGTGGATGGAAGAAGAAGATGAGATTCTCGCAGATTTATGTGATCGTTTTGTCAATCGCCGTCTGTTCCAATATGCAGAATTCGATCCAGCCTCTCAATATATGAAGTTCGGTGAATTAGTGAAATTATTCCAGCAAGCGGGTCTTGATCCAGAGTATTATTTAGTAACGGACTCCTCATCGGATCTGCCATATGATTTCTATCGTCCAGGCGAAGAAAGCGAGCGTGTACCAATCTATCTTCAAATGAAAAATGGAGATTTACGTGAACTGTCCCGGATGTCAGACGTTGTCGATGCGATCTCAGGAAAACGCAGAACAGACCACAAAATTTATTATCCAGAAGATCGTCTAGTGAATGGCAATCCGTTGCATGAAGAGATTTTGGAATTGTTAAGAGGGTAA
- the pta gene encoding phosphate acetyltransferase encodes MADLFDGIRAALEGKGKTIVLPEGEDVRILEAAVHLKQEGIVTPVLLGNEAAVKKAAEEGGFDISEIELIDPASASYFDELAEKFVERRAGKATIEQAREQVKDVNYFGTMMIYTGRVDGLVSGAAHSTADTVRPALQIIKTKPGISRTSGAFIMMKGEERLIFADCAITVNPTAKELAEIAVESTKTATAFGIDPRVAMLSFSTKGSAVTEETEKVVEAAKIAQELAPELSIDGEFQFDAAYVPSVAAKKAPESVIKGDANVFIFPTLDAGNIGYKLTERLGGYEAIGPILQGLNGPVNDLSRGCSAEDVYKLSLITAAQSL; translated from the coding sequence ATGGCAGATCTTTTTGATGGAATCCGAGCAGCACTAGAAGGTAAGGGGAAAACAATCGTATTACCTGAAGGAGAAGACGTACGCATTCTCGAAGCAGCTGTACACTTGAAACAAGAAGGCATTGTGACACCGGTTTTATTGGGGAATGAAGCGGCTGTCAAAAAAGCAGCAGAAGAGGGCGGTTTCGATATTTCTGAGATTGAGTTGATCGATCCTGCAAGCGCTTCCTATTTTGATGAGTTGGCTGAAAAGTTTGTAGAGCGTCGTGCGGGCAAGGCGACAATCGAGCAAGCGCGCGAGCAAGTGAAAGATGTGAACTACTTCGGTACGATGATGATCTACACAGGACGCGTTGATGGGCTAGTGAGCGGAGCAGCCCACTCCACAGCGGATACAGTACGTCCTGCATTACAGATTATTAAAACGAAGCCAGGCATTTCAAGAACGAGCGGCGCATTCATCATGATGAAAGGTGAAGAGCGTTTAATTTTTGCGGATTGTGCAATTACAGTCAATCCTACAGCTAAAGAGTTGGCTGAGATTGCGGTAGAGAGCACGAAAACAGCTACAGCATTCGGTATCGATCCGCGTGTAGCCATGCTTTCATTCTCTACAAAAGGGTCTGCGGTAACAGAAGAGACAGAAAAAGTAGTAGAAGCAGCGAAAATCGCACAAGAACTAGCGCCTGAGCTTTCAATCGATGGTGAATTCCAGTTCGATGCAGCGTACGTTCCAAGCGTAGCAGCGAAAAAGGCACCTGAATCCGTTATTAAAGGAGACGCAAATGTCTTCATTTTCCCTACATTGGATGCAGGAAACATCGGCTACAAACTAACAGAACGTCTAGGCGGCTACGAAGCAATCGGACCCATCTTGCAAGGCTTGAATGGACCGGTCAATGACTTGTCTCGCGGATGTTCTGCGGAAGACGTGTATAAACTGTCTCTTATTACAGCAGCTCAAAGTTTATAA
- a CDS encoding DUF4230 domain-containing protein codes for MSKRKPGLLHLAFTLWSSWKKTYILVILLLAVALIILPIIGFHLMKLGSTYAEQKGAFIERVQELQELTTAQAYTKVLVERTDNELFGQSIGVNFPGTKRNVLVVIPGSVKAGVDLGGLKEEDMKIEESSKHIHLMLPTAQFFGGAEIYFDQVEVYSIKGLFRGKADIQEAYELANEAKALIIEEASAQGVLQSAERNAVKTLQDMFSFAGYTVEIEFKE; via the coding sequence ATGAGTAAACGTAAACCTGGTCTTCTCCACCTTGCTTTCACGTTATGGTCTTCTTGGAAAAAAACGTATATTCTTGTTATTTTATTACTAGCAGTTGCTCTTATTATCCTTCCGATTATCGGTTTTCATCTAATGAAGCTCGGTTCCACATACGCGGAGCAAAAAGGAGCGTTCATCGAGCGTGTGCAAGAGCTGCAGGAACTGACAACGGCACAAGCGTATACGAAAGTACTTGTGGAGAGGACGGACAATGAACTGTTCGGCCAAAGCATTGGGGTGAATTTTCCGGGGACAAAGCGAAATGTATTAGTTGTCATTCCGGGCTCTGTCAAAGCAGGGGTTGATCTTGGGGGACTGAAGGAAGAGGATATGAAAATAGAGGAGTCCAGTAAGCATATTCACTTAATGCTTCCGACAGCGCAGTTTTTCGGTGGAGCTGAAATATATTTCGATCAAGTGGAAGTGTACTCGATCAAAGGATTATTTCGCGGAAAAGCGGATATACAAGAAGCATATGAACTGGCGAATGAAGCAAAAGCATTAATTATAGAAGAAGCATCGGCGCAAGGGGTGCTTCAGTCAGCTGAACGCAATGCAGTGAAGACGCTACAAGATATGTTTTCATTTGCGGGGTACACAGTAGAAATTGAATTCAAGGAGTGA
- a CDS encoding DUF423 domain-containing protein, producing MPFFIIAGAINAAIAVGCGAFGAHALKDRLSEHYLAIWETAVQYQMFHAIGLLAIGILMSSSLLGPSAQLSWSGYLLLIGIIVFSGSLYALSLSGVGILGAITPIGGVAFIAGWILLIIATLKFAQ from the coding sequence ATGCCGTTTTTTATTATTGCGGGTGCGATTAATGCAGCGATTGCTGTTGGATGCGGTGCGTTTGGTGCACATGCGTTGAAAGATCGCTTATCCGAACACTATTTAGCCATTTGGGAGACTGCTGTGCAATACCAGATGTTCCATGCGATCGGTTTGTTGGCTATAGGAATTTTAATGAGCAGCTCTTTACTTGGTCCTTCTGCGCAATTGTCGTGGTCGGGATATTTACTACTTATCGGAATCATCGTTTTCTCCGGCAGTTTATATGCACTCAGCCTATCAGGTGTCGGGATATTAGGAGCGATTACTCCTATCGGTGGCGTCGCGTTTATTGCGGGTTGGATTCTGTTAATTATCGCAACTCTTAAATTTGCTCAATAA